One Candidatus Brocadia sp. DNA window includes the following coding sequences:
- a CDS encoding class I SAM-dependent methyltransferase, with product MTDCDLTVILINHFLSILICINLCFVYRISIIHPDIIILWLKIFDMIAKTWCSSRQSVSYGKSRLLLSLIFFLLVICGVCCTSLKRFAYEGFGRDRWQYPEQVIRVLEIQTGQHIADLGSGSGYFTFRLVDAVGPNGKVYAVDVDQGMNTYIEKQAKKRGYQNIEIILAQHHDPLIPEDGVDLIFTCNTYHHIKDRVAYFSQIQKYLRPSGRIAIIDFNGKGWFQKIFPHFTAGAVIKKEMGSAGYRLQHEFGFLPRQHFLVFSRDRE from the coding sequence ATGACTGATTGTGATCTAACCGTAATTTTGATTAACCACTTTTTATCCATTCTTATCTGTATCAATCTGTGTTTCGTTTACAGAATTTCGATTATACATCCCGATATAATCATCTTATGGTTGAAAATTTTTGATATGATAGCCAAAACCTGGTGCTCCTCAAGACAATCTGTGTCCTATGGAAAAAGCCGCTTACTTTTGTCCTTAATTTTCTTTCTCCTTGTGATTTGTGGCGTTTGCTGTACGAGCCTCAAGCGTTTTGCATACGAGGGGTTCGGGAGGGATAGATGGCAATATCCGGAACAGGTAATCCGTGTGCTGGAGATACAGACTGGCCAGCACATCGCCGACCTTGGTTCCGGCAGTGGCTACTTTACATTCCGTTTGGTGGATGCAGTTGGTCCAAACGGCAAGGTATATGCCGTGGATGTTGACCAGGGGATGAATACATATATAGAGAAACAAGCCAAAAAAAGAGGTTACCAGAATATCGAGATCATTCTGGCTCAGCATCATGATCCGCTTATTCCGGAAGATGGGGTAGACTTGATCTTTACCTGTAATACGTATCATCACATTAAAGACAGGGTGGCGTATTTTTCTCAAATCCAAAAATATCTCCGGCCAAGCGGTCGCATCGCAATCATCGACTTCAATGGCAAAGGGTGGTTCCAAAAGATTTTTCCTCACTTTACGGCAGGCGCGGTGATAAAGAAGGAGATGGGGTCGGCCGGCTATCGACTACAGCACGAATTCGGCTTTCTGCCAAGACAGCATTTCCTGGTATTTTCTCGAGATAGAGAATAA
- a CDS encoding GNAT family N-acetyltransferase codes for MFRVVTNLDDLIKVFIVRGIVFMEEQGVLYKIERDAYDYSATHILGEENGEPFAAGRIRVHGEYAKLERIAIRKSYRGKNLGHKLTGFMIATAKERGFKKFKVHAQASLTGFYRKHGFEIISDIFKEAGIDHYVMIRNDLE; via the coding sequence ATGTTTAGAGTAGTAACAAATCTCGATGACCTGATCAAGGTGTTTATCGTACGCGGTATCGTGTTTATGGAAGAACAAGGAGTCCTCTATAAGATAGAACGTGACGCATATGACTACTCAGCAACGCACATTTTGGGAGAAGAGAACGGGGAACCTTTTGCAGCAGGCCGCATACGGGTACATGGCGAGTATGCAAAACTGGAACGCATTGCGATACGGAAATCATACCGTGGAAAAAATCTGGGCCACAAATTGACCGGGTTTATGATAGCAACTGCAAAAGAACGCGGCTTTAAGAAGTTCAAGGTACATGCCCAGGCATCTCTTACCGGCTTTTATCGGAAACATGGGTTTGAGATCATTAGCGATATATTCAAAGAGGCTGGTATTGACCACTATGTGATGATCCGTAACGATTTGGAGTAG
- a CDS encoding pirin family protein has product MITIRKPEDIYQAEGDIQNGTFHGRWHFSFDEYHDPQYMQFGTLRVFNDDTLSPGAVWPLHYHREIEVVTYCADGEFRHADEDGEGGVLQKGWVQHTTVGKGMYHSEINNLLDKPMRFIQMWFFPSESGLEPSVEQKRVERAERTNRFLPLVSSEHKDALPIRSNAQVHSSFLQAGLTLDYRIKDWRGVYLYVLDGGPVQSNGHTIATFGAAKVVEETDIHVKAETDVELLLVDVHLI; this is encoded by the coding sequence ATGATAACGATCAGAAAACCGGAAGATATTTATCAGGCGGAAGGAGATATCCAGAACGGCACATTTCATGGCCGCTGGCACTTTTCTTTTGATGAATACCATGACCCTCAATATATGCAATTCGGCACTTTACGGGTATTTAATGACGACACCCTTTCCCCGGGTGCCGTATGGCCTTTGCATTATCATCGGGAGATCGAAGTGGTAACGTATTGTGCAGATGGAGAATTCCGCCATGCGGACGAAGATGGAGAGGGCGGAGTCTTACAAAAGGGCTGGGTACAGCACACAACGGTCGGCAAAGGCATGTACCACTCTGAAATTAACAATCTTCTGGATAAGCCAATGAGATTTATTCAGATGTGGTTCTTCCCCTCTGAAAGCGGTCTGGAACCCTCAGTGGAACAAAAGAGGGTGGAACGTGCAGAACGGACAAATCGATTCCTTCCCCTTGTTTCCAGTGAACACAAGGATGCACTCCCCATACGCTCCAATGCGCAGGTTCATTCCTCTTTCCTTCAGGCTGGACTGACACTCGATTACCGGATTAAAGATTGGAGAGGAGTCTATCTCTATGTCCTCGATGGAGGACCTGTCCAGTCAAATGGCCATACCATTGCCACCTTTGGTGCAGCAAAGGTTGTCGAAGAGACAGATATTCACGTTAAGGCAGAAACTGACGTAGAACTCCTTCTTGTGGATGTGCATCTGATTTAG